From Rhodococcus sp. B7740:
TGGGCCTGCAAGCAGCAGCCGCGCGTTGAGGGGCGGAGGTCGACGAGTAGTCCGAAGCGAGCGGCGGTCAGTCGTGGCTGTTGAGGTCCACGACCAATCGGATCACGAGTTCGTCGTCGACGATTCGCGTTCGTTGCTCGCAGATGGTGTTCATCAATGCCGTGCCCTCGTCTATCCCGCGTCGGTGGGTGAGAAGTCCATCGATCGAGTCCTCGGCGAATGTCAGTGCCGTTGCTGCTGCGGTGAGTTGACCGTTCGTGACGCCCCGGTTGCCCGTCAGCGCCACGCGCTGAGAGCCGCGCGTGAACGTGGTCACCGCAGGCGGAGTCGGGCCGCCGGTATTGGCCTGCCGCACGCCGGCGATATCCACGCCGGGGAGCAGATCGGAGGTGGCCTTGGCAGGCACCCCGCCGATCGGGTGTACCGCCACCACTCGATCGCCGAGACGTCGCAAAGCCGCGTCGATGGACGCCACCGTCCCGGCGCGATGGGTGGCAACGAGTACTGCGACCGATCCGGTGAGGTGTCGCTCCCACTCGTCATCGACGGCGAAGTTCTTCACGTACGGGAGATGGTTCGCAGTCCACTTCGTACCCAGTTCGGTACGGTGCACCATCGCGACGTCCACGGTGGGGAACAGGACGGACCGAGCGAGTGTGGCTGCGAGATTGCCGATCAAGCCGTCCCCGAAGATCAGCAGTGTCTCTGGGGTCTCCCGCGCCAGGCACGAGAGTGCATAGCGCACGACGGCGTACGGTTCGACGAGAGTCGCCCGGGCACTGGACAAATCAGTCGGAAGTAGCGACACCAATCCGCCGCCGACAGCGGACGCGCCGATGACGACGCGCTGCTGGAACAACCCCTCGACGTTGTGGCCGAGGAGGAACGACGAGTCGTGGGGGTGCGTCGGATTGACGACAACACGATCGCCGACGGCGAACCCCGACACCCCGGTACCGACCTCCATAACACGGGCAGCTCCCTCGTGCCCGACGATCGGGGACGGATCGTCTCGGTCACCGCGCACGATCTGAATGTCCGTCCCGCACAACGACACCGACTCCGGGGCAATCAGAAGCTCTCCCGGCCCGGGCGTCGGCGTCCGACGCTCTTCGACGGTCGAGTGGCTGCCCTGTCGAACGATGGCGCGATGAGTCGATTGCGTTGTCATGGAGCCTCTTTCAGATCTTGGTGGCGCGCAGATAGCCGTCGGCTATGGCGTCGGCTCCGGCCAGAGTGTCGATGTCGCCGGGCCTGCAGAGGTGGATGATCTCGGCGACACGCTCCGAGGTGAGGGAGTCGGCGTACGAGCGTGTCTCCGCGAGTTGTTCCTCGAGCTCACGTCCGTAGAATTCGCACAGTCCCTCCGCGACGCCACCGCCGATGCCGATTCGGTCCAAGCGCGGGTCGAGGGTGATCATGGTCCTGATCAGTTCGGCGATCGGTTCCACCACAATCCGTAGCAACCTGGCCGCGTCTGCGTGTCCGGCCGTAAGCGACGCCGCGAAGGTATCGACGTCGTAGCCAATGCCGAGTACCTCCGCGACCGCCTCTACTCCGGGGCCGGACGAGATGGACGAAACGTGCCCGATGCCGCCGCATGCGCAGGGCAACGTCCGCACTGCCTCCGGGGCTGAACTCGTTGCCCGCAGATGGCCGATCTCACCCTGTAGACCTCGGTGGTCGACCGGGATGGTTCTGTCGGTGAGAACTGCAGTGCGCGCGGCGATTCCGCTGCTGATCGTGAGGTAGGCGATGTGACGGTCGGTAGGTCGAGCGAACCCGAGTGCGAACGACGCCAGCCCAGCCGTCACGTCGTTGACGAGCCGCCATCGCACATCGGGGCGTCGAGAGGTCAGGACGTCGAGCAGGGGAATCTCACCGGTCGGCGCGCCTCCCCACAGGGGCCCGGAACCGAGGGCAACACCGTTCTGCTCGTCGAGCGCAGCGCCACACGAAATGTTGGCCGCGGCACCCTGTGGAACATGGAGATCGAGGGTATCGACCAGTTGCTCCAACAGCTCGTCGGACGGTGTGCCGGGCTGCCTGATCGAGCTGGGAGACGGTAGCCGCTCGGTGGCATCGCCGTGTCGGATGCGCAACCACGTCCCGCCGAGATCGACCGAGACGGTGGTGCTCACGTCACCCCGTCCACGTCGATCACCAGACCGCCGTCGCTTACCGCCACCCGCATCGATTCGAAGTCGTGTACGCGGGCAACCTGTGGACCGGACTCGTTGCCGATCGCGATGCACCGCGCGCCGGCGGCATGAGCTGCGGCAATCCCGGCGTCGGCATCCTCGAAAACGATGCACGACTCGATCGCCACACCCAATTGCTCTGCGGCATACTGAAATCCCTCGGGATCAGGCTTGCCGACGGCGACGTCCTCGGCGCACACGGCAACACGCGGCGTCGGAAGTCCGGCCGCGGTGAGGCGTCGCACCATCATCGAACGCGACGCTGACGTCACCACCGCCCATCGGTCCGGTGGCACCGCGTCGAGAAACTTCTCCGCACCGGCGATGGGCCGAACCGGCACCAGGTTCTGGTGT
This genomic window contains:
- a CDS encoding alcohol dehydrogenase catalytic domain-containing protein codes for the protein MTTQSTHRAIVRQGSHSTVEERRTPTPGPGELLIAPESVSLCGTDIQIVRGDRDDPSPIVGHEGAARVMEVGTGVSGFAVGDRVVVNPTHPHDSSFLLGHNVEGLFQQRVVIGASAVGGGLVSLLPTDLSSARATLVEPYAVVRYALSCLARETPETLLIFGDGLIGNLAATLARSVLFPTVDVAMVHRTELGTKWTANHLPYVKNFAVDDEWERHLTGSVAVLVATHRAGTVASIDAALRRLGDRVVAVHPIGGVPAKATSDLLPGVDIAGVRQANTGGPTPPAVTTFTRGSQRVALTGNRGVTNGQLTAAATALTFAEDSIDGLLTHRRGIDEGTALMNTICEQRTRIVDDELVIRLVVDLNSHD
- a CDS encoding ROK family protein; this encodes MSTTVSVDLGGTWLRIRHGDATERLPSPSSIRQPGTPSDELLEQLVDTLDLHVPQGAAANISCGAALDEQNGVALGSGPLWGGAPTGEIPLLDVLTSRRPDVRWRLVNDVTAGLASFALGFARPTDRHIAYLTISSGIAARTAVLTDRTIPVDHRGLQGEIGHLRATSSAPEAVRTLPCACGGIGHVSSISSGPGVEAVAEVLGIGYDVDTFAASLTAGHADAARLLRIVVEPIAELIRTMITLDPRLDRIGIGGGVAEGLCEFYGRELEEQLAETRSYADSLTSERVAEIIHLCRPGDIDTLAGADAIADGYLRATKI
- a CDS encoding HAD-IA family hydrolase, yielding MSLQPGPLRGSITAAAFLFDMDGTLVDSHESIEAVWFEFAERHGVDKAVMAKALPGRLAADIVLRVLGPTADLRAALRWIREREHQNLVPVRPIAGAEKFLDAVPPDRWAVVTSASRSMMVRRLTAAGLPTPRVAVCAEDVAVGKPDPEGFQYAAEQLGVAIESCIVFEDADAGIAAAHAAGARCIAIGNESGPQVARVHDFESMRVAVSDGGLVIDVDGVT